The bacterium DNA window ACGAAGCTCGTGATGCCGAGGTGGTTCAAGAGCGGCCAGTTGGCGATGAACAGCAGGCGCGCCGGCCGCCGCGAATCGTCGTTGACGTGCTGGTGCACGACCATCGGCGGAATGTACAGGCCGTCGCCGGCCTGCCAGCGCACGACCTTGCCGTCGTGGACGTCGTGGCCGCGGCCCTCGAGCACGTACGCGACGGCCTCGAAGTTGTGGTGATGCGAGCCCGTGGCGGCGCCCGGCGGAATCTCCCGGATGAACATCGCCAGGTTCTTGGAATCGAAGCCCGTCACCGAGTCGACGATGTACGCGCTGCGGCCGTGCAGGTTGTCCTCCCAGCGAAGCGCCTCCGAGCGGATCGCGCGCTTCCTCGCGCGCCGGCGGCTGTCCACCGCCGCCCGCACGTAGTGAATGCGCTCCACGAACTTCCGCATTGTCCGCTGTGTCTTGCCCCGGGTCGCCATGTGTCCGTCCCCCCCTTTGTTCAGCCGCGCCGCCGCTGCCGCGGGTCGAGCCGCTCGGCCAGCGATTCGCCGAGCACGTTGAAGGCAATCACGGTCAGCGACAGCGCGGTCGCCGGCACGATCACGAGATACGGGTGACTCTGCAGAAACTGGAACGCCTCGTTGATCATGAGGCCCCAACTCGGCCGCGGCGGCTGCACGCCGATCCCGATGAAGCTCAGCGTGGCCTCGGTCAGCACGAGCGCGCTCACGTCGAGGGTGGCGCGCGCCGCCAGCAGGTGCACCGCGTTCGGCACGACGTGGCGGAGCAGCAGCCGTCCCGGGCGGGCGCCGAGCGCCCGCGCCGCCTCGACGTAGTCCCGCTCCCGCAGCGCGACCACCTCGCTGCGGATGGTACGCGCCATCGCCGGCCATGCCGTCATGGTGAGCGCGAGCACGATGTTCACGAGGCTGGGCCCGAAAATGCCGGTGACCAGCACGGCGAGCAGCAGCGATGGGAAGGCGATCAGCAGGTCCACGACGCGCATCAGCGCCGCGTCGACCGCGCCGCCGTAGTAGCCGGCGACGGTGCCCCACGCCACGCCGAGCACCGACTCCGCGGCCACCGCGGAGAAGCCGACGGTGAGCGAGATGCGCGCCCCGTGGAGCAGCCGGCTCAGCAGATCGCGGCCGTACTGGTCGGTGCCGAGCCAGTGCTGCGGCCCGGGCCCCTGCAGCGCGCGGTCGAGGTCCTGGCGGTCGTATCCGTACGGCGCGATCCACGGCGCGCCGAGCGCCAGCACGATCAGGACCGCGAGGAACCCCGCCGCCGCCGCGGCCGGCCAGTCGCGCCGCACCCAGCGCAGGAACACCGGCGGGCGCGGCGCGGTCCCCGCGCGAGGCCCGGCGGCCGCGTCAGTAGCGGATACGGGGATTGAGGGCGGCATAGGAGAGGTCGACGGCCAGGTTCACGAGGGTGCAGATCGCCGTGTACACGAGCACCGCGGTCTGAATCACCGAATAGTCCCGCTGCAAGATCGCGTCGACCGCGACGCGGGCCATGCCCGGGATGTTGAAGATGACCTCGACGACAAACGCGCCGGTGATGGCATAGC harbors:
- a CDS encoding cupin domain-containing protein is translated as MATRGKTQRTMRKFVERIHYVRAAVDSRRRARKRAIRSEALRWEDNLHGRSAYIVDSVTGFDSKNLAMFIREIPPGAATGSHHHNFEAVAYVLEGRGHDVHDGKVVRWQAGDGLYIPPMVVHQHVNDDSRRPARLLFIANWPLLNHLGITSFVQLAKAPRAARRRAR
- a CDS encoding ABC transporter permease, whose amino-acid sequence is MFLRWVRRDWPAAAAAGFLAVLIVLALGAPWIAPYGYDRQDLDRALQGPGPQHWLGTDQYGRDLLSRLLHGARISLTVGFSAVAAESVLGVAWGTVAGYYGGAVDAALMRVVDLLIAFPSLLLAVLVTGIFGPSLVNIVLALTMTAWPAMARTIRSEVVALRERDYVEAARALGARPGRLLLRHVVPNAVHLLAARATLDVSALVLTEATLSFIGIGVQPPRPSWGLMINEAFQFLQSHPYLVIVPATALSLTVIAFNVLGESLAERLDPRQRRRG